The Fibrobacter sp. UWB2 genome window below encodes:
- a CDS encoding ATP-binding protein — protein sequence MFIGRKQELQFLEDRYTSKGGQLVVLYGRRRVGKTETLHEFCKDKPHVFYSCREVSDKLQLRSFSSKMLQEKIPAAKYISEFDDWEAAFGAVSELPYGKRKKLLIIDEFPYMCKFNSSVPSVLQNLWDERLKDENIMIVLCGSAMSFIEKELLAEKNPLYGRATGIFKMEPMGFYDATQFFPKYSARDKIIAYSILGGIPHYLRQFDSDLSLEENIKRNILTKGCALYSEVEFLLRQELRETILYNSIIESIALGATKLNDISKKSLIDDTSKTSVYLKNLIELSIVKREFSVDDGIKEVGNRNRGLYRLTDNFFRFWYAFVFTNYSDLESGDVDGVFEHVVKPSLHEFASLSFEDVCREFIQEKQKSGLLPFRYKRMGRWWGKTTVRRGDDTEVQETEIDLLAISADKDKYLVGECKFKGKPFTYGDFLDTMVKLSLQKEKAEFYYYLFSESGFVEKLSDEARKNHNIHLVNLDDIVKLK from the coding sequence TCTACTCATGCCGAGAAGTGTCCGACAAATTGCAGTTACGCAGCTTTTCTTCGAAGATGTTGCAAGAAAAAATTCCTGCGGCGAAATATATCTCCGAATTTGACGACTGGGAAGCGGCTTTTGGCGCGGTCTCGGAGTTGCCCTACGGCAAACGTAAAAAACTGCTGATTATCGATGAATTCCCTTACATGTGCAAGTTCAACAGCAGCGTTCCATCTGTTTTACAAAACCTTTGGGATGAACGCCTGAAAGACGAGAACATCATGATAGTCCTGTGCGGCAGCGCAATGAGTTTTATCGAAAAGGAATTGCTAGCCGAGAAAAATCCGCTTTATGGAAGGGCTACGGGAATATTCAAGATGGAACCTATGGGATTTTACGATGCAACGCAGTTTTTCCCAAAATATTCCGCCCGTGACAAGATTATCGCCTACTCTATTCTTGGCGGAATTCCGCATTATTTGCGACAATTCGATTCGGACTTGTCTCTTGAAGAAAACATCAAGCGAAATATTCTTACTAAGGGATGCGCACTTTATAGCGAGGTAGAATTTTTACTTCGACAGGAATTACGAGAAACAATTCTCTACAATTCCATCATTGAATCCATTGCGCTTGGGGCAACCAAGTTGAATGACATCAGCAAGAAATCGCTTATAGATGACACCTCAAAAACAAGCGTTTATCTAAAAAACTTGATAGAACTTTCTATCGTAAAACGTGAATTTTCTGTCGATGACGGCATAAAGGAAGTCGGAAATCGGAATCGCGGACTTTACCGCTTGACGGACAATTTTTTCCGTTTCTGGTACGCTTTTGTATTTACCAACTATTCTGATTTGGAAAGCGGAGATGTCGACGGCGTTTTTGAACATGTCGTTAAGCCATCTCTGCACGAGTTTGCGTCTTTATCTTTTGAAGATGTTTGTCGTGAATTCATCCAAGAAAAGCAGAAATCAGGACTGCTACCGTTCCGTTATAAGCGGATGGGACGCTGGTGGGGCAAAACTACTGTACGCCGTGGCGATGATACAGAAGTTCAAGAAACGGAAATTGATCTGCTTGCGATATCTGCAGATAAGGATAAGTATCTTGTAGGTGAATGCAAGTTCAAGGGCAAGCCGTTTACCTACGGTGATTTTCTCGATACGATGGTAAAGCTTTCTTTGCAAAAGGAAAAAGCAGAATTTTACTATTACCTTTTTTCAGAATCAGGCTTTGTGGAAAAACTTAGCGACGAGGCTCGCAAGAATCACAATATCCATCTTGTAAATCTTGATGATATCGTAAAGCTAAAGTAA